The genomic window AGCTAAAAACTGCTTAAGAAAATTTCACTATGCTAAAACGCATTCTTATTGTACTATCAATAATAGCTTTAGGTCTGTTATTGTATTCTGTTTTTGTTGAAAATATTTTTGCCCCTAGACTAAGTCCAAAGGATACTGCAAAAATTACCCTCAATGATTTAAACTTAAAGGTGGAATATAATAGACCATCCAAACGAGAGCGCGATATCTTTGGTGCACTTGTTCCATATAATAAAGTTTGGCGAACAGGTGCTAACGAAGCTACAACCTTTGAAACCAACCAAGATTTGATGATTGATGGTATACTTCTAAAAGAGGGAAAATACACATTATGGACCGTGCCAATGGAAAATTCGTGGAAAGTGATGTTTAATACAAAGCAGTATGAATGGGGAGTTAATGAGAAAATGGAACCTATGTGGGATCCAAACTACGATGCCATAGAAATTGAAGTTAAAAAACAAGATCTTGATGAAATCGTAGAGAAATTTACTATTGCGTTTGACAATAAAACAGGTAACCTAAAACTTACTATGGCATGGGATCAAACCTTAATTGAAATCCCTTTGCACATCTATCCACACAAACACTAAGCATAAAACACAGTGGCAAAAAAAGGTGACACATATAAATCTGCCTTACACGAACAAGATGGAATTGAACCACCTGAAATTCTTAGTACGCATTCTGCAAAATTTATAAAAGCTAAACGCAAAAAACAACCCTCTGTTGAGGATTTGGTAAAGGGTATTACTGCTGGAAACATTACTGACCTCAGTAGAGCTATTACCTTAGTAGAAAGCACAAACCAAACGCACACTCAAAAAGCACACGAGATTATTACAGCTTGTTTGCCGTATGCCAACAACTCTGTAAGGATTGGTATTACAGGAGTTCCTGGTGTTGGTAAAAGTACATTTATTGAAGCTTTTGGCACCTATCTTACTAGTATTGGCAGAAAGGTTGCTGTTCTTGCTGTTGACCCAAGTAGCAGCTTGAGTAAAGGCAGTATTCTTGGTGATAAAACACGAATGGAGGATTTGGTAAAGGATAAAAACGCTTTTATTAGACCTTCTCCTTCTGGAGACTCACTTGGTGGTGTCGCAAGAAAAACCCGTGAAACCATTATCCTATGTGAAGCTGCTGGCTTTGATACTATTATAATAGAAACTGTTGGTGTAGGACAAAGTGAAACCGCTGTACACAGTATGGTCGATTTCTTTTTACTATTAAAACTTGCTGGTGCTGGCGATGAACTACAAGGCA from Winogradskyella sp. MH6 includes these protein-coding regions:
- the meaB gene encoding methylmalonyl Co-A mutase-associated GTPase MeaB → MAKKGDTYKSALHEQDGIEPPEILSTHSAKFIKAKRKKQPSVEDLVKGITAGNITDLSRAITLVESTNQTHTQKAHEIITACLPYANNSVRIGITGVPGVGKSTFIEAFGTYLTSIGRKVAVLAVDPSSSLSKGSILGDKTRMEDLVKDKNAFIRPSPSGDSLGGVARKTRETIILCEAAGFDTIIIETVGVGQSETAVHSMVDFFLLLKLAGAGDELQGIKRGIIEMADAIVINKADGDNLKAAKSAKVEFNRALHLYPEKDSGWSPKVSLCSALKQEGISEVWDLIQEYLKTTSNNHYFEHNRNNQNKFWLLQTIEERLKSDFYKSEKIKKELSTQIKLVEEGKTTPFAAAEYLLNLSSS
- a CDS encoding DUF2911 domain-containing protein, coding for MLKRILIVLSIIALGLLLYSVFVENIFAPRLSPKDTAKITLNDLNLKVEYNRPSKRERDIFGALVPYNKVWRTGANEATTFETNQDLMIDGILLKEGKYTLWTVPMENSWKVMFNTKQYEWGVNEKMEPMWDPNYDAIEIEVKKQDLDEIVEKFTIAFDNKTGNLKLTMAWDQTLIEIPLHIYPHKH